A window of the Kosakonia radicincitans DSM 16656 genome harbors these coding sequences:
- the yfcF gene encoding glutathione transferase codes for MNEPAITLWSDANYFSPYVLSAYVALHEKGLPFSLKTVDLSSGAQHMPGWPGYHLTYRVPVLAIEGFELSESTAIAEYLEERFAPPEWERIYPHDLQKRARARQIQAWLRSDLMPIREERPTEVVFAGEKKAPLSAAGQESAEKLFAIAGDLLAHGKPNLFGEWCIADIDLALMLNRLVMNGDTVPERLAEYAAFQWQRSSVQRYVALSAKRAG; via the coding sequence ATGAACGAACCGGCTATCACGTTATGGTCCGATGCTAATTATTTCTCCCCGTATGTCCTGTCGGCCTATGTCGCGCTGCATGAAAAAGGTTTGCCTTTCTCGCTTAAAACCGTCGATCTGTCCAGCGGCGCTCAGCATATGCCTGGCTGGCCGGGTTACCATCTGACGTATCGCGTGCCTGTTCTGGCGATTGAGGGTTTCGAACTCAGCGAATCGACGGCGATAGCGGAATATCTCGAAGAGCGTTTCGCGCCGCCGGAATGGGAGCGTATCTACCCACACGATTTGCAAAAACGCGCCCGCGCCCGGCAAATCCAGGCCTGGCTGCGCAGCGATTTAATGCCCATCCGCGAAGAGCGCCCGACAGAGGTCGTTTTTGCTGGCGAGAAAAAAGCGCCGCTCAGCGCTGCCGGGCAGGAGAGTGCGGAAAAACTGTTTGCTATCGCCGGTGATTTGCTGGCGCACGGTAAGCCGAATCTGTTTGGCGAGTGGTGTATTGCGGATATCGATCTGGCATTGATGCTCAACCGATTGGTGATGAATGGCGATACGGTGCCGGAGCGGCTGGCGGAGTATGCTGCGTTCCAGTGGCAGCGCTCGTCCGTTCAGCGCTATGTTGCACTTTCCGCTAAGCGTGCAGGCTGA
- the yfcE gene encoding phosphodiesterase, which yields MKLMFASDIHGSLPATERVLELFAQSDARWLVILGDVLNHGPRNALPQGYAPAQVAERLNEQANRIIAVRGNCDSEVDQMLLHFPITAPWQQVLLAKRRLFLTHGHLFGPDDVPPLAAGDVLVYGHTHIPVAEQRGDIFHFNPGSVSIPKGGFAASYGMLEEDVLRVIALNDQRVIAQVAINP from the coding sequence ATGAAACTGATGTTTGCATCGGACATTCATGGGTCGTTGCCCGCGACGGAGCGCGTACTGGAACTGTTTGCCCAAAGCGATGCGCGCTGGCTGGTGATCCTCGGCGATGTGCTGAATCACGGGCCGCGCAACGCGCTGCCGCAGGGTTATGCACCGGCGCAGGTGGCGGAGCGGCTGAACGAGCAGGCCAACCGCATCATTGCCGTGCGCGGCAACTGTGACAGCGAAGTGGATCAAATGTTGCTGCATTTCCCGATTACCGCGCCCTGGCAGCAAGTGCTGTTGGCAAAACGCCGTCTGTTTCTGACGCATGGACATCTGTTTGGCCCGGATGATGTACCGCCGCTGGCGGCAGGCGATGTGCTGGTTTATGGCCATACGCACATTCCGGTAGCGGAGCAGCGGGGCGACATTTTCCACTTCAACCCCGGCTCGGTGAGTATTCCCAAAGGTGGGTTTGCCGCCAGTTACGGCATGCTGGAAGAGGATGTGTTGCGCGTTATCGCACTTAATGATCAGCGGGTTATTGCGCAGGTCGCGATTAATCCGTAA
- the yfcD gene encoding NUDIX hydrolase YfcD, whose protein sequence is MVEQSHFAGMEWVDIVNEDNEVIAQSSRQQMRAQCLRHRATYIVVHDGMGKILVQRRTEIKDFMPGMLDATAGGVVQAGEILLDSARREAEEELGIAGVPFAEHGQFYFEDEHCRVWGGLFSCVSHGPFALQEEEVSEVFWMTPEEITARCDEFTPDSLKALALWMSRNASNDAEKAPEAD, encoded by the coding sequence ATGGTGGAACAGAGTCATTTTGCAGGCATGGAGTGGGTGGACATTGTCAACGAAGACAATGAGGTGATCGCGCAATCAAGCCGGCAACAGATGCGGGCGCAGTGTTTGCGTCATCGCGCAACCTACATTGTGGTGCATGATGGGATGGGCAAAATTCTGGTGCAGCGCCGTACCGAAATCAAAGATTTTATGCCCGGTATGCTGGATGCCACCGCCGGTGGCGTGGTGCAGGCGGGTGAAATTTTGCTGGATTCCGCACGCCGTGAAGCCGAAGAAGAACTGGGGATTGCCGGTGTTCCCTTCGCCGAACATGGCCAGTTCTACTTTGAAGATGAACATTGCCGCGTCTGGGGCGGTTTGTTCAGCTGCGTTTCCCACGGGCCTTTCGCTTTGCAGGAAGAAGAGGTGAGCGAGGTCTTCTGGATGACGCCGGAAGAGATTACCGCCCGCTGTGATGAATTCACCCCTGATTCCCTGAAAGCGCTTGCGTTGTGGATGAGCCGCAATGCCAGCAATGATGCGGAAAAAGCCCCGGAAGCCGACTAG
- a CDS encoding LacI family DNA-binding transcriptional regulator — protein MAITRKRRSTGKVTLADVAQLAGVGTMTVSRALRTPEQVSDKLREKIEAAVQELGYMPNLAASALASASSWTIAMVVPSLAESGCSEMFAGLQQVLQPAGYQIMLAESQHRLEQEEKLLETLLASNLAAAILLSVEHSDMVRHWLKNASIPVMEIGAVRADPIDMNIGIDNVAAMFELTQMLVQRGYQNIGLLCANQEQWIFQQHLQGWYKAMLRHHMSPNRVINAAAPPVFSTGAAQLPEFLLAWPELDALVCVSDELACGALYECQRRRIKVPDDLAIVGFGDSDVSRVCQPPLTTISVPHRKIGIEAGRALLARLNDETWENKTPIAPTFCLRDSC, from the coding sequence ATGGCAATTACCCGAAAACGTCGGAGCACAGGAAAAGTCACCCTTGCCGATGTCGCGCAGCTCGCTGGCGTTGGCACCATGACCGTCTCGCGGGCGTTACGTACCCCGGAACAGGTTTCAGATAAATTGCGTGAGAAGATAGAGGCTGCCGTGCAGGAGTTGGGGTATATGCCCAATCTGGCGGCCAGCGCGCTGGCTTCGGCATCATCCTGGACTATCGCGATGGTGGTGCCAAGCCTTGCCGAATCCGGCTGCTCGGAGATGTTCGCCGGTTTGCAGCAGGTGTTGCAGCCTGCCGGTTACCAGATCATGCTCGCCGAGTCGCAGCACCGGTTGGAGCAGGAAGAAAAATTACTGGAAACGCTGCTTGCGTCCAATCTGGCCGCCGCCATTCTGCTCAGCGTCGAACATAGCGATATGGTACGCCACTGGCTGAAAAACGCCTCCATTCCGGTGATGGAAATTGGCGCGGTGCGTGCCGATCCGATTGATATGAATATCGGGATCGATAACGTTGCTGCGATGTTCGAGCTGACACAAATGCTGGTGCAGCGCGGCTACCAGAATATCGGCCTGCTGTGCGCCAACCAGGAGCAGTGGATTTTCCAGCAGCATTTACAGGGCTGGTACAAAGCAATGCTGCGTCACCATATGTCGCCGAACCGGGTGATTAACGCCGCCGCTCCGCCGGTTTTCTCCACGGGTGCGGCACAATTGCCGGAGTTTTTGCTGGCGTGGCCGGAACTGGATGCGCTGGTGTGTGTCTCGGATGAACTGGCCTGTGGCGCGCTGTATGAATGCCAGAGGCGACGTATTAAGGTACCGGATGATTTAGCGATAGTCGGCTTTGGCGACAGCGACGTCAGCCGGGTATGCCAGCCGCCGTTGACCACCATTTCCGTGCCGCACCGCAAGATTGGTATTGAAGCAGGACGCGCGCTGCTGGCGCGCCTGAATGATGAAACCTGGGAGAACAAAACGCCGATAGCACCGACGTTTTGCCTGCGGGATAGCTGCTAG
- a CDS encoding PTS sugar transporter subunit IIA: protein MLDQWLNDKTIQVLDGVENWPQALEICARPLLASGTIAPDYVTAIVAQHQKLGPYYVLAPGLAMPHARPEEGAKGLGLSLLKLSRGVDFGAEDADPVDTIIMLAAPDKHSHIEMIAALAELFSSDEDMAQLHRANSLEEIKNIIQRF from the coding sequence GTGTTAGACCAATGGCTTAACGACAAGACGATTCAGGTGCTTGATGGCGTAGAGAATTGGCCGCAGGCGCTGGAAATTTGTGCCAGACCGCTGCTCGCATCCGGCACGATTGCGCCGGATTATGTGACAGCCATTGTCGCCCAGCACCAGAAACTGGGGCCGTACTATGTGCTGGCGCCGGGGCTGGCAATGCCACATGCCAGGCCGGAAGAGGGGGCAAAAGGGTTAGGATTATCGTTGTTAAAATTGTCTCGCGGAGTTGATTTTGGCGCAGAGGATGCGGATCCGGTTGATACCATTATTATGTTGGCCGCGCCGGATAAACACAGCCATATTGAAATGATTGCCGCGCTGGCGGAACTATTTTCCAGCGATGAAGATATGGCGCAATTACATCGTGCAAACAGCCTGGAGGAAATTAAAAACATTATTCAGCGTTTCTGA
- a CDS encoding PTS sugar transporter subunit IIB: protein MKIMAICGSGLGSSFMVEMNIKKVLKKLNIEAEVEHSDLSSATPGAADVFVMAKDIAASASVPENQLVVLSNIIDINELEAKISAFFANR, encoded by the coding sequence ATGAAAATAATGGCAATTTGCGGATCCGGCCTGGGCAGTAGTTTTATGGTCGAAATGAATATTAAGAAAGTCCTCAAAAAATTGAATATCGAAGCTGAGGTCGAGCATTCCGACCTCTCTTCCGCCACGCCAGGTGCCGCCGATGTGTTTGTCATGGCAAAAGATATTGCCGCCAGCGCCAGCGTGCCGGAAAACCAGTTAGTTGTTCTCAGCAACATCATTGATATCAATGAACTGGAAGCGAAAATCAGCGCTTTCTTCGCCAACCGTTAA
- a CDS encoding PTS ascorbate transporter subunit IIC, translated as MFILETLNFVVDILKVPSVLVGLIALIGLVAQKKSFSDVVKGTVKTILGFIVLGGGATVLVGSLNPLGGMFEHAFNIQGIIPNNEAIVSIALEKYGASTALIMAFGMVANIIVARFTRLKYIFLTGHHTFYMACMIGVILTVAGFEGVGLVFTGSLILGLVMAFFPAIAQRYMKRITGNDDIAFGHFGTLGYVLSGWIGSKCGKGSRSTEEMNLPKNLSFLRDSSISISLTMIIIYMILAVCAGREYVESQLSAGQNFLVYAIIQAITFAAGVFIILQGVRLILAEIVPAFTGFSEKLVPNARPALDCPVVYPYAPNAVLVGFLFSFLGGLVGLFLLGQMKLVLILPGVVPHFFTGATAGVFGNATGGRRGAMIGAFANGLLITFLPVLLLPVLGALGFANTTFSDADFGFIGIVLGNLARYLSPLAITGLVVALFVALVIWNLMSKGKPAANDTEEKSGAKS; from the coding sequence ATGTTTATCCTTGAAACGCTAAACTTTGTTGTTGATATATTGAAAGTCCCTTCTGTACTGGTGGGTTTAATTGCGCTGATTGGCCTGGTGGCGCAGAAAAAATCCTTTTCCGATGTCGTGAAAGGGACAGTCAAAACGATTCTCGGTTTTATCGTATTGGGCGGCGGTGCGACAGTATTGGTCGGCTCGTTAAATCCGCTGGGTGGCATGTTTGAACATGCTTTTAATATTCAGGGGATCATTCCAAATAACGAGGCGATTGTTTCAATTGCGCTGGAGAAATATGGTGCATCAACGGCGCTGATCATGGCATTCGGCATGGTGGCGAATATTATTGTCGCGCGCTTTACGCGTCTGAAATACATTTTTCTGACCGGTCATCACACCTTTTATATGGCCTGCATGATTGGGGTGATCCTCACTGTCGCTGGTTTTGAAGGCGTTGGGCTGGTGTTTACCGGTTCGCTGATCCTCGGCCTGGTGATGGCGTTCTTCCCGGCGATTGCGCAGCGTTATATGAAACGGATCACCGGCAACGATGACATCGCGTTCGGCCATTTCGGTACGCTTGGCTACGTGTTGTCAGGCTGGATCGGCAGTAAATGCGGTAAGGGTTCACGCTCAACGGAAGAGATGAACTTGCCGAAAAACCTGAGCTTCCTGCGTGACAGCTCGATCTCCATTTCGCTGACGATGATCATTATTTACATGATCTTAGCTGTTTGCGCCGGGCGTGAGTACGTTGAGAGCCAACTCAGCGCCGGGCAGAACTTCCTCGTCTACGCGATTATTCAGGCCATCACTTTTGCTGCCGGCGTATTCATTATCCTGCAAGGCGTACGCCTGATTCTGGCGGAAATTGTTCCTGCCTTTACCGGCTTTTCCGAAAAACTGGTGCCTAATGCCAGACCGGCGCTGGATTGCCCGGTGGTTTATCCCTATGCGCCAAATGCGGTGCTGGTCGGCTTCCTGTTCAGTTTCCTCGGCGGGCTGGTGGGGCTATTCCTGCTCGGGCAGATGAAACTGGTGCTGATCCTGCCAGGCGTGGTGCCACACTTCTTTACCGGTGCGACGGCGGGTGTTTTTGGTAACGCTACCGGCGGACGACGCGGTGCGATGATCGGCGCGTTCGCCAACGGATTACTCATCACTTTCCTGCCCGTCTTGCTGTTGCCAGTGCTCGGCGCACTGGGCTTTGCCAATACCACCTTCTCGGACGCGGACTTTGGCTTTATCGGCATTGTGCTGGGCAATCTGGCGCGTTACCTGTCGCCGCTGGCAATTACCGGGCTGGTGGTGGCGCTGTTCGTCGCATTGGTCATCTGGAATCTGATGTCGAAGGGCAAACCTGCTGCCAATGACACAGAAGAAAAGAGTGGAGCGAAGTCATGA
- a CDS encoding transketolase, with translation MSTIAEVKQFARDIRIATLKALTHLGFGHYGGSMSVVETLAVLYGDVMRIDPADPDWPERDYFVLSKGHAGPALYSTLALKGYFPQEMLQTLNENGTRLPSHPDRLKTRGVDATTGSLGQGISIAGGMALGHKLAGRPNRVFCIVGDGELNEGQCWEAFQFIAHHKLNNLTVFVDWNKQQLDGELDEIICAFDLEGKFRAFGFDVCTVKGDDIAALLEVVKPVPAADARPRLVILDSIKGQGVPYLEKLSNSHHLRLTEEMKQALNETIEQLEAAHD, from the coding sequence ATGAGCACGATTGCAGAAGTGAAACAGTTTGCGCGGGATATTCGCATAGCAACCCTGAAAGCATTGACGCACCTGGGCTTTGGACACTATGGCGGCAGCATGTCGGTGGTGGAAACGCTTGCCGTACTGTATGGCGACGTTATGCGAATTGATCCTGCCGATCCGGACTGGCCGGAGCGCGACTACTTTGTGCTCTCGAAAGGCCACGCAGGCCCGGCGCTCTACAGCACGCTGGCGCTGAAAGGTTATTTCCCGCAGGAGATGCTGCAAACGCTCAATGAGAACGGCACCCGTCTGCCGAGTCATCCGGATCGATTAAAAACCCGCGGCGTGGATGCGACCACCGGATCGCTTGGGCAGGGCATTTCTATTGCCGGAGGGATGGCGCTGGGACATAAACTGGCGGGCAGGCCTAACCGTGTGTTTTGCATCGTTGGTGATGGCGAGTTGAATGAAGGGCAGTGCTGGGAAGCGTTCCAGTTTATTGCTCACCACAAGCTCAACAACCTGACGGTGTTTGTGGACTGGAATAAGCAGCAACTGGACGGCGAGCTGGATGAGATTATTTGCGCTTTCGATCTGGAGGGGAAATTCCGCGCCTTCGGTTTCGATGTCTGTACGGTGAAGGGCGATGACATCGCTGCACTTCTGGAAGTGGTGAAGCCGGTTCCGGCTGCCGATGCCCGGCCACGGCTGGTGATCCTCGACAGTATTAAAGGGCAGGGGGTGCCGTATCTCGAAAAGCTGAGCAACTCGCACCATTTACGCCTGACCGAAGAGATGAAACAGGCGCTTAACGAAACCATCGAACAACTGGAGGCGGCGCATGATTAA
- a CDS encoding transketolase family protein, whose translation MIKVAEVGGKDSIEMRKVYAGFISDQIAAGSDIIALEADLMSSMAMDGVQKKYPQQVINCGIMEANVIGTAAGLSLTGRKPFVHTFTAFASRRCFDQLFMSLDYQRNNVKVIASDAGVTACHNGGTHMSFEDMGIVRGLAHSVVLEVTDAVMFADILNQLAHLEGFYWVRTIRKQAPTIYQPGSHFTIGKGNVLRDGTDITLIANGIMVAEALAAAQQLAQEGVSAAVIDMFTLKPIDRMLVKNYAEKTGRIVTCENHSIHNGLGSAVAEVLVESCPVPMRRVGVKERYGQVGTQDFLQKEYGLTAQDIVSAARELL comes from the coding sequence ATGATTAAGGTGGCTGAAGTCGGCGGCAAAGACAGCATCGAGATGCGCAAAGTTTATGCCGGTTTTATCAGCGATCAGATTGCGGCGGGCAGCGACATTATCGCGCTGGAAGCCGATCTGATGAGTTCGATGGCAATGGATGGGGTGCAGAAAAAGTATCCGCAGCAGGTGATCAACTGCGGCATCATGGAGGCTAACGTCATTGGTACAGCAGCGGGGCTGTCGTTGACCGGGCGCAAACCCTTTGTGCATACCTTTACGGCGTTTGCCAGCCGCCGCTGTTTCGACCAGTTGTTTATGTCACTCGATTATCAGCGCAACAATGTCAAAGTCATCGCCTCCGATGCCGGTGTGACCGCCTGCCACAACGGCGGGACACACATGTCATTTGAGGATATGGGGATTGTGCGCGGTCTGGCTCATTCGGTGGTGCTGGAGGTGACGGATGCGGTGATGTTCGCCGATATCCTGAACCAACTTGCTCACCTGGAAGGGTTCTACTGGGTGCGCACCATTCGTAAACAGGCGCCAACCATTTATCAACCGGGTTCACATTTCACCATCGGCAAAGGCAATGTTCTGCGTGACGGTACGGATATTACGCTGATTGCCAACGGCATTATGGTGGCTGAAGCGCTGGCTGCGGCGCAGCAACTGGCGCAGGAAGGCGTGAGTGCGGCAGTGATCGATATGTTTACCTTAAAACCTATCGACCGCATGCTGGTGAAGAACTACGCCGAGAAGACCGGGCGGATTGTCACCTGCGAGAATCACAGCATTCATAACGGGCTGGGTTCGGCCGTGGCGGAAGTGTTAGTGGAAAGCTGTCCGGTGCCGATGCGGCGCGTGGGCGTGAAGGAGCGCTATGGTCAGGTGGGAACGCAGGATTTTCTGCAAAAAGAGTATGGGCTGACGGCGCAGGATATTGTGTCCGCCGCGCGGGAACTGCTGTAA
- the pta gene encoding phosphate acetyltransferase, which translates to MSRIIMLIPTGTSVGLTSVSLGVIRAMERKGVRLSVFKPIAQPRAGGDAPDQTTTIVRATSGLPAAEPLKMSHVESLLSSNQKDVLMEEIIARYHESSKDAEVVLVEGLVPTRKHQFADSLNFEIAKTLNAEIVFVMSQGTDTQEQLKERIELTRNSFGGAKNTNITGVIVNKLNAPVDDQGRTRPDLSEIFDDSSKAKVVHVDATKLQETSPLPVLGAIPWSFDLIATRAIDMARHLNATIVNEGDIKTRRVKSVTFCARSIPHMLEHFRPGSLLVTSADRPDVLVAACLAAMNGVEIGALLLTGGYEMEASVRKLCERAFATGLPVFMVNTNTWQTSLSLQSFNLEVPADDSERVENVQEYVASYINAQWIDSLTATSERSRRLSPPAFRYQLTELARKAGKRVVLPEGDEPRTVKAAAICAERGIATCILLGNPDEINRVAAAQGVELGTGIEIVDPEVVRESYVARLVELRKSKGMTEAVAREQLEDNVVLGTLMLEQDEVDGLVSGAVHTTANTIRPPLQLIKTAPGSSLVSSVFFMLLPEQVYVYGDCAINPDPTAEQLAEIAIQSADSAIAFGIEPRVAMLSYSTGNSGAGSDVEKVREATRLAQEKRPDLVIDGPLQYDAAVMADVAKSKAPNSPVAGRATVFIFPDLNTGNTTYKAVQRSADLISIGPMLQGMRKPVNDLSRGALVDDIVYTIALTAIQASQQQ; encoded by the coding sequence GTGTCCCGTATTATTATGCTGATCCCTACCGGAACCAGCGTCGGCCTGACCAGTGTCAGCCTTGGCGTTATCCGTGCTATGGAACGCAAAGGCGTTCGTCTGAGCGTCTTTAAACCGATCGCCCAGCCGCGCGCCGGCGGCGATGCTCCGGACCAGACCACCACCATCGTGCGTGCGACTTCTGGCCTGCCAGCGGCTGAACCGCTGAAAATGAGCCATGTTGAGTCGCTGCTCTCCAGCAACCAGAAAGACGTGCTGATGGAAGAGATCATCGCGCGCTACCACGAAAGCAGCAAAGATGCTGAAGTCGTGCTGGTAGAAGGTCTGGTGCCGACCCGCAAACACCAGTTTGCCGATTCGCTGAACTTTGAAATCGCGAAAACGCTGAACGCAGAAATCGTGTTTGTTATGTCTCAGGGCACTGATACTCAGGAACAGCTGAAAGAGCGTATCGAACTGACCCGCAACAGCTTCGGCGGCGCAAAAAATACCAATATCACCGGCGTTATCGTTAACAAACTAAACGCACCGGTTGACGATCAGGGCCGTACTCGCCCGGATCTGTCAGAAATTTTTGATGACTCTTCCAAAGCGAAAGTCGTGCATGTTGATGCGACAAAACTGCAGGAAACCAGCCCGCTGCCGGTACTCGGCGCGATTCCATGGAGTTTTGATCTGATTGCCACGCGTGCAATCGATATGGCGCGTCACCTGAATGCAACTATCGTCAACGAAGGCGATATCAAAACCCGCCGCGTGAAATCCGTGACTTTCTGTGCGCGCAGCATTCCGCACATGCTGGAACACTTCCGCCCGGGTTCTCTGCTGGTGACTTCCGCAGATCGTCCGGACGTGCTGGTTGCTGCCTGCCTGGCCGCAATGAACGGCGTAGAAATCGGTGCCCTGCTGCTGACTGGCGGCTACGAAATGGAAGCCAGCGTTCGCAAACTGTGTGAACGTGCATTTGCTACTGGCCTGCCGGTATTTATGGTGAACACCAACACCTGGCAGACCTCCCTGAGCCTGCAAAGCTTCAACCTGGAAGTTCCGGCTGACGATAGCGAACGTGTTGAAAATGTTCAGGAATACGTTGCCAGCTACATCAACGCACAGTGGATTGATTCCCTGACCGCGACTTCCGAGCGCAGCCGTCGTCTTTCTCCGCCAGCCTTCCGTTACCAGCTTACCGAGCTGGCGCGCAAAGCAGGCAAACGTGTTGTTCTGCCGGAAGGTGACGAGCCGCGTACAGTTAAAGCCGCAGCGATTTGTGCTGAACGCGGCATCGCGACTTGTATCCTGCTGGGTAACCCGGACGAGATCAACCGCGTTGCGGCGGCTCAGGGCGTTGAACTGGGTACTGGTATCGAAATCGTTGACCCTGAAGTGGTTCGCGAAAGCTACGTTGCTCGTCTGGTTGAGCTGCGTAAGAGCAAGGGTATGACCGAAGCCGTTGCCCGCGAACAGCTGGAAGATAACGTAGTTCTCGGCACACTGATGCTGGAACAGGATGAAGTTGATGGTCTGGTTTCCGGTGCTGTTCACACCACCGCAAACACCATTCGTCCGCCGCTGCAGTTGATCAAAACCGCGCCGGGCAGCTCTCTGGTTTCTTCCGTGTTCTTCATGCTGCTGCCGGAACAGGTTTACGTTTATGGCGACTGCGCGATCAACCCGGATCCGACCGCTGAACAACTGGCTGAAATCGCGATTCAGTCTGCTGATTCTGCTATCGCTTTCGGTATTGAGCCGCGTGTGGCAATGCTCTCCTACTCCACCGGTAACTCCGGTGCAGGCAGCGATGTAGAGAAAGTGCGTGAAGCAACCCGTCTGGCGCAGGAAAAACGTCCTGACCTGGTTATCGATGGTCCGTTGCAGTACGACGCCGCAGTAATGGCTGACGTTGCGAAATCCAAAGCGCCGAACTCTCCGGTTGCCGGTCGCGCTACCGTGTTCATCTTCCCGGATCTGAACACCGGTAACACCACCTACAAAGCGGTACAGCGTTCTGCCGACCTGATCTCCATCGGGCCGATGCTGCAGGGTATGCGCAAACCGGTTAACGACCTGTCCCGTGGCGCGCTGGTTGACGATATCGTTTACACCATCGCACTGACCGCCATTCAGGCGTCTCAGCAGCAGTAA
- the ackA gene encoding acetate kinase, protein MSSKLVLVLNCGSSSLKFAIIDASNGDEYLSGLAECFHLPEARIKWKIDGGKQEAALGAGAAHSEALNFIVNTILAQKPELSAQLTAIGHRIVHGGEKYTSSVVIDESVIQGIKDAASFAPLHNPAHLIGIAEALKSFPKLKDKNVAVFDTAFHTTMPEESYLYALPYKLYKEHGVRRYGAHGTSHFYVTQEAAKVLNKPVEELNIITCHLGNGGSVSAIRNGKCVDTSMGLTPLEGLVMGTRSGDIDPAIVFHLHDTLGMSVEAINKMLTKESGLLGLTEVTSDCRYVEDNYKEKEDAKRAMDVYCHRLAKYIGSYTALMDGRLDAVVFTGGIGENAAMVRELSLGRLGVLGFEVDHERNLAARFGKSGFINKEGTRPAVVIPTNEELVIAQDASRLTA, encoded by the coding sequence ATGTCGAGTAAGTTAGTACTGGTTCTGAACTGCGGTAGTTCCTCGCTGAAATTTGCCATCATCGATGCATCTAACGGTGACGAATACCTTTCTGGTTTAGCCGAATGTTTCCATCTCCCTGAAGCACGCATCAAGTGGAAAATCGATGGCGGTAAACAAGAAGCGGCTTTAGGTGCAGGTGCCGCTCACAGTGAAGCGCTGAACTTTATCGTTAACACTATTCTGGCACAAAAACCAGAACTGTCTGCACAGTTGACTGCTATCGGTCACCGTATCGTGCACGGTGGCGAAAAATACACCAGCTCTGTTGTGATCGATGAATCTGTTATTCAGGGCATCAAAGATGCAGCTTCTTTCGCACCGCTGCATAACCCGGCTCACCTGATCGGTATCGCTGAAGCGCTGAAATCCTTCCCGAAACTGAAGGACAAAAACGTTGCTGTCTTCGACACCGCGTTCCACACCACGATGCCGGAAGAGTCCTACCTGTACGCTCTGCCGTACAAACTGTATAAAGAGCACGGCGTACGTCGTTACGGCGCGCACGGTACCAGCCACTTCTATGTTACTCAGGAAGCTGCCAAAGTACTGAACAAACCGGTTGAAGAGCTGAACATCATCACTTGCCACCTCGGCAACGGTGGTTCTGTTTCCGCCATTCGCAACGGTAAATGTGTTGATACCTCCATGGGTCTGACCCCGCTGGAAGGTCTGGTAATGGGCACCCGTTCCGGTGATATCGATCCGGCTATCGTGTTCCATCTGCATGACACCCTGGGCATGAGTGTTGAAGCGATCAACAAAATGCTGACCAAAGAGTCCGGCCTGCTGGGTCTGACTGAAGTCACCAGCGACTGCCGTTATGTAGAAGATAACTACAAAGAGAAAGAAGACGCCAAACGTGCGATGGATGTTTACTGCCACCGCCTGGCAAAATACATCGGTTCTTACACTGCGCTGATGGATGGCCGTCTGGACGCCGTTGTCTTCACTGGTGGTATCGGTGAAAACGCCGCAATGGTACGTGAACTCTCCCTGGGCCGTCTGGGCGTACTGGGCTTTGAAGTTGACCACGAACGTAACCTGGCTGCCCGTTTCGGCAAGTCTGGCTTTATCAACAAAGAAGGCACCCGTCCTGCCGTTGTTATCCCGACCAACGAAGAACTGGTTATCGCGCAAGACGCGAGCCGCCTGACTGCCTGA
- the yfbV gene encoding terminus macrodomain insulation protein YfbV codes for MSTSENRPVSFFSLFRRGQRYAKTWPMEKRLAPVFVENRVIRATRHAIRFMPPLAVFTLCWQIALGGQLGPAVATALFALSLPMQGLWWLGKRSVTPLPPSILHWFYEVRGKLQEAGQALAPFEGKPDYQALADTLKRAFKQLDKTFLDDL; via the coding sequence ATGTCCACTTCTGAGAATCGACCCGTTAGTTTCTTCAGTTTGTTTCGTCGAGGTCAGCGCTATGCGAAGACCTGGCCCATGGAAAAACGCCTCGCTCCGGTGTTTGTTGAGAATCGCGTGATCCGCGCAACGCGTCACGCTATCCGCTTTATGCCGCCGCTGGCGGTCTTCACTCTGTGCTGGCAAATCGCGCTTGGCGGTCAGCTTGGCCCGGCAGTGGCAACCGCGCTGTTTGCCCTGAGCCTGCCAATGCAGGGGCTATGGTGGCTGGGTAAACGTTCCGTCACGCCGCTACCGCCTTCCATTCTGCACTGGTTTTACGAAGTGCGGGGCAAGCTCCAGGAAGCAGGACAGGCGCTGGCGCCGTTCGAAGGCAAACCTGATTACCAGGCGCTGGCAGATACTCTTAAACGTGCTTTCAAGCAGCTGGATAAAACATTTCTTGATGATCTGTGA